A genomic region of Tenuifilum sp. 4138str contains the following coding sequences:
- a CDS encoding 2-C-methyl-D-erythritol 4-phosphate cytidylyltransferase: MSTNRFAVIVAGGSGQRMGSEAPKQFLILNGKPILMHTIELFLSLSQKPGIVLVLPKNQMERWKNLCVEYSFTANLTLTAGGETRFQSVKNGLSLIPLNNSLVAIHDGVRPLVSKQVIEECYATAAQKGIAIPVIKPVESVRLVEGSTSKAFDRNSVLLVQTPQVFKSELIKECYNVPEQPYFTDDASVVESQGYTIHTVEGNRENIKITTPFDLQIAEMLIRSKQI, encoded by the coding sequence ATGAGCACTAATCGTTTTGCGGTTATTGTTGCCGGTGGCTCGGGTCAACGAATGGGTTCCGAAGCCCCCAAGCAGTTCCTGATCCTGAACGGTAAACCCATTCTAATGCATACCATTGAGCTTTTTTTGTCCCTTTCCCAAAAACCCGGTATTGTGCTTGTTCTCCCAAAAAACCAGATGGAGCGATGGAAAAACCTTTGCGTTGAGTATAGTTTTACCGCAAATTTAACCCTTACTGCCGGGGGTGAAACTCGCTTTCAGTCGGTTAAAAATGGTCTTTCCCTAATCCCTTTAAACAACTCCCTTGTCGCCATTCACGATGGCGTTCGGCCACTTGTTTCAAAACAGGTTATTGAGGAGTGCTATGCAACTGCAGCCCAAAAAGGTATTGCAATTCCCGTAATCAAACCTGTTGAATCGGTGCGCCTGGTTGAGGGCAGTACCTCTAAAGCATTTGACCGCAACAGTGTTTTACTTGTGCAAACCCCTCAGGTTTTTAAATCGGAACTGATTAAGGAATGCTATAACGTTCCTGAGCAACCCTACTTTACCGACGATGCCTCAGTAGTAGAATCGCAGGGATACACCATACATACCGTTGAGGGTAACCGGGAAAACATTAAAATTACAACTCCTTTCGATTTACAGATTGCTGAAATGCTGATACGTAGTAAACAAATTTAA
- a CDS encoding AMP-binding protein, whose product MVKYNYVKEFVEKPIRTHWELNSLSDFKGETFTYADVARKIHYLHKLYQMWGVKTGDKVALVGRNNAEWGIVYLSVISYGAVIVPILPDFSPTEIHNIVNHSDSVLLFAGDMVWGGLNQAEMPNLKAIFSISGFNLLVSNDEESRRLFEAAKSAITDEMKSLTPDKVNYPEVPNSELGVISYTSGTTGFSKGVMLPLNSLAANTDYARNNMHLVKGDQIVSFLPLAHAFGCAFEFLFPFAMGCHITFLTKIPSPPIILEAFAKVRPRLVLTVPLVIEKIFKKQVQPKIETPAMKVLLNIPLLNKVIFKKINEKLSNAFGGNFHEIVIGGAALNPDVERFLRRIKFKYTVGYGMTECGPLISYSGWRTNPMGSCGKVINYLEMKIDSSDPYSEVGEILVRGENVMMGYYKNPEATQKALDNGWLHTGDFGVYDSKGFIYIKGRSKSMILGPSGQNIYPEEIEARLNNIPFVQESLVIEQKGKLIGLIYPDYESVQQQGIDPDKLEPVLEHHRLEVNKHLPQYSQIAKLVVYNQEFEKTPKKSIKRFKYQYSDN is encoded by the coding sequence ATGGTTAAGTACAACTATGTAAAGGAGTTTGTTGAGAAACCCATTAGGACACACTGGGAACTCAACTCGCTATCGGATTTTAAAGGGGAAACCTTTACCTATGCCGATGTGGCCCGAAAAATACACTATCTCCATAAACTATATCAAATGTGGGGTGTAAAAACTGGCGATAAGGTTGCCCTTGTGGGAAGGAATAATGCTGAGTGGGGCATAGTGTATCTTTCCGTAATATCGTATGGGGCTGTTATTGTGCCAATACTACCGGATTTTTCGCCAACCGAGATACACAACATTGTAAACCATTCCGATTCCGTGCTTCTTTTTGCAGGCGATATGGTTTGGGGTGGCCTGAACCAAGCCGAAATGCCCAATCTAAAAGCAATATTCAGCATTTCAGGGTTTAACCTCCTTGTTTCAAATGATGAGGAAAGCCGAAGGCTATTTGAGGCGGCAAAATCCGCTATTACCGATGAGATGAAAAGTCTCACCCCCGACAAGGTTAACTATCCCGAAGTACCAAACAGCGAGCTTGGGGTTATCAGTTACACATCGGGCACAACAGGGTTCTCAAAGGGAGTAATGCTGCCACTCAACAGTCTTGCCGCCAATACCGATTATGCCCGAAATAACATGCACCTGGTAAAGGGCGATCAAATTGTATCGTTTTTACCGCTGGCACACGCATTTGGATGTGCTTTTGAATTTCTATTCCCATTTGCCATGGGATGTCATATTACTTTTTTAACCAAAATCCCGTCGCCCCCTATAATTCTTGAGGCATTTGCCAAGGTTCGCCCACGCTTAGTGCTGACTGTGCCCCTGGTAATAGAAAAGATTTTCAAGAAACAGGTACAGCCTAAGATTGAAACGCCCGCCATGAAGGTTTTACTCAACATTCCGTTGCTAAATAAGGTAATATTTAAGAAGATTAACGAGAAACTATCAAATGCATTTGGTGGCAATTTTCATGAGATAGTAATAGGTGGTGCAGCGCTAAACCCCGATGTAGAACGCTTCCTACGTCGTATTAAATTCAAGTATACCGTTGGGTATGGGATGACAGAATGCGGCCCGCTTATTTCGTATTCGGGGTGGCGTACCAATCCCATGGGCTCGTGCGGCAAGGTGATAAACTACCTTGAGATGAAAATAGATTCATCGGACCCATACAGCGAGGTTGGCGAAATACTGGTAAGGGGTGAGAACGTAATGATGGGCTACTACAAAAACCCCGAAGCCACCCAAAAGGCATTGGACAATGGCTGGTTACACACTGGCGATTTTGGGGTATACGATAGTAAAGGATTTATATACATAAAAGGCCGAAGTAAAAGCATGATACTTGGTCCAAGTGGTCAAAACATTTACCCCGAGGAGATTGAGGCACGGCTTAATAATATTCCTTTTGTTCAGGAATCGCTTGTGATAGAGCAAAAGGGTAAACTTATTGGGTTGATTTACCCCGATTACGAGTCGGTTCAGCAGCAAGGTATTGACCCCGATAAGTTGGAGCCGGTTCTTGAACACCATCGCCTTGAGGTAAACAAGCATCTACCCCAGTATAGCCAAATAGCCAAGCTTGTGGTTTACAACCAGGAGTTTGAGAAAACTCCCAAAAAGAGCATTAAACGGTTCAAATACCAGTACTCCGATAACTAG
- a CDS encoding calcium/sodium antiporter, producing MNLLFIILGVVILVLGATWLVEGASSIAKRLGISALTIGLTVVAFGTSAPELSVNLISAIGGSSDIALGNVLGSNIFNTFMILGLAALVKPVGVQHSTVKVEIPFFLLSALVLWVLSNEVFLDSAELNVISRSAGLVLLLLFCVFMYYNFLVGKEDPASASPEIETRKLWMSVLMVIGGLAFLVGGGKLIVLGAVNMATKLGVSQSIIGLTIVAAGTSLPELATSVVAAYRNKPDIAIGNVVGSNIFNILLILGLTAGLKPIKLYSGANLDLALNIAAGILMLVFAVSGPGRKFDRREGMILVMVYMAYLAYQIINA from the coding sequence ATGAATCTTTTATTTATTATTCTTGGGGTAGTAATCCTTGTATTAGGTGCAACATGGCTTGTTGAGGGCGCATCGAGTATAGCAAAGCGTTTAGGTATATCAGCATTAACCATTGGCCTAACAGTGGTTGCTTTCGGTACCTCGGCTCCGGAATTGTCAGTTAACCTTATTTCGGCTATAGGGGGTAGTTCCGATATTGCCCTTGGCAATGTTTTGGGAAGTAACATTTTCAATACTTTTATGATTCTGGGTTTAGCAGCCCTGGTTAAACCGGTTGGTGTACAGCATAGTACTGTGAAGGTTGAAATTCCTTTCTTTTTACTCTCGGCTTTAGTGTTATGGGTGCTCTCAAATGAGGTTTTCCTCGATTCAGCAGAGCTAAATGTAATATCGCGGTCGGCAGGCTTGGTTTTACTTTTACTTTTTTGTGTTTTCATGTACTACAATTTCCTGGTTGGAAAGGAGGATCCAGCCTCAGCCTCGCCCGAAATTGAAACCCGAAAGCTTTGGATGTCGGTGCTGATGGTTATTGGGGGGTTAGCATTTCTGGTAGGAGGCGGTAAGCTTATTGTGCTTGGGGCTGTTAATATGGCCACAAAACTTGGGGTAAGCCAGTCAATTATAGGTTTAACCATTGTAGCCGCGGGAACATCGCTACCTGAGCTGGCCACCTCGGTTGTGGCTGCATACCGCAACAAACCCGATATTGCCATTGGCAATGTGGTAGGTTCAAACATTTTCAATATATTGCTAATATTGGGCCTTACTGCCGGACTAAAACCCATTAAGCTATACAGTGGTGCAAACCTCGATTTAGCCCTAAACATAGCTGCTGGAATTCTAATGTTAGTCTTTGCCGTTAGTGGCCCAGGTCGTAAGTTCGACCGACGCGAAGGGATGATTCTAGTAATGGTTTATATGGCGTATCTTGCTTATCAAATTATCAATGCCTAA
- a CDS encoding Ig-like domain-containing protein produces MKRILITVGASVLVLLMFPRCAKVVSPTGGPKDTIPPVLVNSNPKPNATGFSGQKIVLEFDEFIQLKELHQKLLVSPPLKSKPQPKQKGKKLELELTDTLKPNTTYTFYFSDAVRDNNEGNPIKNFIFSFSTGQTIDTLTLSGRVLNAITNEPVENALVMLYDSFTDTLPYITLPNHITKTDKDGKFTLVNLKPIKYKLVVVDDKNGNYLYNQGSESIGFISNEVNPSDKTPKSISIRLFREELPNQIVTGYDRPERNILSLSFSRKPVGGFSLKPIDRLKLTNWYVVEPDNNGDTLKLWIVNDEIANRDTLMAILEYQKTDSLYRLKPQTDTLRFLYYKEEVQQSKRKGKKDETAQVKKGFTVSTSLPSDRMVIPNVPFEFTLPMPIRKADNTKISIFNTTDSIADEQIKLKVDSLNPRIFRFEKDWKPNTSYKLTILPGAFEDYTGQTNDTLMLEMIGADPEKYGILRINLTGVSKSVVVELLSEKGIPVDARTIQGNGIVEFSFVKPGKYRLRFIDDSNSNGKWDSGCYMKRIQPERVIYFTDEKTKGVINIRANWDSELQFSLKQE; encoded by the coding sequence TTGAAAAGGATATTAATTACAGTTGGCGCTTCGGTTTTGGTTTTACTTATGTTTCCACGGTGTGCCAAGGTGGTTTCGCCAACCGGAGGGCCAAAGGATACTATTCCCCCGGTTTTAGTCAATAGTAATCCAAAACCAAACGCAACCGGATTTAGCGGACAAAAAATTGTTCTGGAATTTGATGAGTTTATTCAGCTCAAGGAGCTACACCAAAAACTGTTGGTATCGCCACCTCTAAAAAGTAAACCCCAACCCAAGCAGAAAGGTAAGAAACTAGAGCTTGAGCTTACCGACACCCTAAAACCCAATACCACATATACCTTTTACTTTTCCGATGCAGTAAGGGACAACAATGAAGGCAACCCGATTAAAAATTTCATATTCTCATTCTCAACCGGGCAAACAATCGATACCCTTACCCTTTCAGGACGTGTGTTGAACGCAATTACTAATGAGCCCGTTGAAAACGCCCTTGTAATGCTTTACGATTCATTTACCGATACCCTACCCTACATTACTCTGCCCAATCATATTACAAAAACCGATAAGGACGGGAAATTCACACTGGTAAACCTAAAGCCCATAAAGTACAAGCTTGTAGTTGTTGACGATAAAAACGGCAATTACCTATATAACCAGGGTTCGGAGAGTATTGGTTTTATTTCTAATGAGGTAAACCCATCCGATAAAACCCCCAAAAGTATCAGTATAAGACTGTTCAGGGAGGAACTCCCCAACCAAATAGTTACAGGGTACGATCGTCCTGAACGCAACATACTATCCTTGAGCTTTTCTCGAAAACCTGTTGGTGGGTTTAGCCTGAAACCTATTGATAGGCTTAAATTAACGAACTGGTATGTGGTTGAACCCGATAACAATGGCGATACGCTTAAACTTTGGATAGTAAATGATGAGATAGCCAATCGTGATACCCTTATGGCTATACTTGAATACCAAAAAACAGACTCGTTATACAGGCTAAAACCACAAACCGATACATTACGATTCCTTTACTACAAGGAAGAGGTTCAACAGTCAAAGCGTAAAGGTAAGAAAGATGAAACCGCCCAGGTTAAGAAAGGTTTTACGGTTAGCACCTCTTTGCCCTCCGATAGGATGGTAATACCGAATGTACCATTTGAATTCACGCTTCCCATGCCCATTCGGAAGGCAGACAACACCAAGATATCGATTTTCAACACCACCGACAGTATAGCTGATGAGCAGATTAAATTGAAGGTAGATAGCCTGAACCCAAGGATTTTCAGATTTGAAAAGGACTGGAAACCCAATACTTCGTACAAGCTCACCATTTTACCTGGAGCTTTTGAAGACTATACAGGTCAAACCAACGATACCCTAATGTTGGAAATGATTGGTGCCGACCCTGAAAAGTATGGTATCCTAAGAATCAACCTAACTGGCGTTAGTAAGTCAGTTGTGGTTGAATTGCTGAGCGAAAAAGGCATACCTGTTGATGCAAGAACCATTCAGGGGAATGGAATTGTAGAATTCAGCTTTGTTAAGCCGGGAAAATATAGGTTACGGTTTATTGATGACTCTAACAGTAACGGGAAATGGGATTCGGGTTGCTACATGAAGCGAATTCAGCCCGAAAGGGTCATTTACTTTACCGATGAAAAAACAAAGGGAGTTATAAATATCAGGGCAAACTGGGATAGCGAGTTACAGTTCTCATTAAAACAGGAATAA
- a CDS encoding thiamine-binding protein codes for MSVLMNFAMFPTDKGASVSPYVAKIIELIGGLGYEFRLTAMGTIVETPTLQQALDVVDKAYKLLEPDCERVYVSINLDIRKSDLGRIDGKVKSVTEKLKK; via the coding sequence ATGTCGGTACTAATGAATTTTGCCATGTTCCCAACCGATAAAGGGGCAAGTGTTAGCCCCTACGTGGCTAAAATTATTGAGCTGATAGGCGGGTTGGGTTATGAATTCAGGCTAACGGCCATGGGAACCATAGTTGAAACCCCCACCCTTCAGCAGGCCCTCGATGTGGTTGATAAAGCTTATAAGCTACTTGAGCCCGATTGTGAAAGGGTTTATGTGAGCATCAACCTCGATATCAGAAAAAGTGATTTAGGCCGGATTGATGGGAAAGTTAAATCGGTAACAGAAAAATTAAAAAAGTAA
- a CDS encoding porin family protein: MIKKSLTVLLTIFALSAYSQTYVGVKGGYTMSDIAFSPVQNTRMLFADGFDYGLVFKYFNLKYFGFQAELYMVNRGYRKPIDLAELGDTLYKRVNTYIELPIFMQVRFNLKLFMIHFNAGPYIAYLVQAREGDNSSGEYQMSNISINILRDNRIDFGVLGGIGLSRDFKWGTFFAEGRVGYGYGDMQKHTYTGMPKQSKAVFQSVNVGYLYHFGNNLK, encoded by the coding sequence ATGATAAAAAAAAGTCTGACAGTATTACTTACCATTTTTGCCCTATCGGCATATAGTCAAACCTATGTTGGGGTAAAGGGGGGATACACCATGAGCGATATTGCTTTCTCGCCCGTTCAGAATACCCGTATGCTTTTTGCCGATGGATTCGATTACGGACTGGTTTTTAAGTACTTTAACCTGAAATACTTTGGTTTCCAGGCTGAGCTTTACATGGTAAACAGGGGTTACCGTAAGCCTATTGATTTGGCTGAGCTGGGCGATACACTTTACAAACGCGTAAACACATACATTGAACTCCCCATCTTCATGCAGGTTAGGTTTAACCTTAAGCTTTTCATGATTCATTTCAATGCCGGACCCTATATTGCATACCTGGTTCAGGCGCGCGAAGGCGATAACTCATCGGGTGAATACCAGATGAGCAATATCTCCATTAACATACTTCGCGATAATCGTATAGATTTTGGTGTACTTGGTGGTATTGGCTTAAGCCGCGATTTTAAGTGGGGAACTTTTTTTGCAGAGGGGCGAGTTGGATATGGTTATGGCGATATGCAAAAGCATACCTACACAGGAATGCCAAAGCAGTCAAAAGCTGTATTTCAAAGCGTAAACGTAGGCTACCTGTATCATTTTGGAAATAACTTAAAATAA
- a CDS encoding ferredoxin--NADP reductase, whose amino-acid sequence MKSWNEIPYDIQRVISNTAVAPGAYILKFKKNNPFIAGQVLALGVSKEIEPRYYSIASAENDELISILYTERVEGKLTPMLSLLNLGENIMVSKPFGTFTHIKPSPVFIAAGTGIAPFMSMLLTGKASGVTLIHGAPYPEYFYYSDTLIGRLGENYIRCCSRCQPGCLFVGRVTDFVKQWNDLDVNRPYYLCGSAEMVVETRDILISRGVPVSNINSEIYF is encoded by the coding sequence ATGAAAAGCTGGAACGAAATACCTTACGATATACAGCGTGTAATTTCGAATACCGCAGTAGCCCCCGGCGCATATATTCTGAAGTTTAAAAAAAATAACCCCTTTATTGCAGGCCAAGTGCTTGCCTTGGGTGTTTCCAAGGAAATAGAACCACGGTATTATAGCATTGCCTCGGCCGAAAACGACGAGCTGATATCGATACTTTATACTGAAAGGGTTGAAGGGAAACTAACACCCATGCTGTCGCTCTTAAATCTAGGCGAAAACATAATGGTTTCCAAACCATTTGGAACCTTTACTCATATCAAGCCTTCGCCCGTATTCATTGCTGCAGGAACAGGAATTGCCCCATTCATGTCGATGTTGCTTACGGGTAAGGCAAGCGGAGTTACCCTCATACATGGTGCGCCCTACCCCGAATACTTTTACTACTCCGATACTCTAATAGGTAGGCTTGGCGAAAACTACATCCGATGCTGCTCACGTTGCCAGCCCGGATGCCTGTTTGTGGGGCGCGTAACTGACTTTGTGAAACAGTGGAACGACCTGGATGTCAATAGGCCATACTACCTTTGCGGTAGTGCCGAGATGGTTGTGGAAACCCGCGATATACTGATATCGAGAGGCGTTCCTGTGAGCAATATAAATTCGGAGATATACTTTTAG
- the rlmN gene encoding 23S rRNA (adenine(2503)-C(2))-methyltransferase RlmN yields the protein MVPLYGKTLDELKSIVTAEGLPSFTASQIADWLYHHHAESIDEMTNLSKKAREMLSAKYTVGLSKPERVSESADGTKKYLFPVANNRFVEAAYIPDDDRATLCVSSQSGCKMGCLFCMTAKQGFQGNLSAGEILNQLRSVPEFKNVTNIVYMGMGEPFDNLENVLKSLEILTSKWGMGWSTKRITVSTIGLIPAMNQFLEKSNCHLAISLHTPFDDERRMLMPIQNVYPIADVVDELKKYRFSDHHRVSFEYIMFDGLNDTPRHVKELVKLLNGINCRINLIRFHPIPDSPLRTSPDERIIQFRDSLTAKGIFTTIRASRGQDIQAACGLLSTKALQEKR from the coding sequence ATGGTTCCACTTTACGGAAAAACGCTCGATGAGCTTAAATCGATAGTAACAGCCGAAGGGCTTCCGTCGTTTACGGCATCCCAAATAGCCGATTGGCTTTACCATCACCATGCCGAAAGTATCGATGAGATGACCAATCTATCGAAAAAGGCCAGGGAGATGCTTTCAGCAAAGTATACCGTAGGGTTATCCAAACCCGAAAGGGTTTCGGAATCGGCCGATGGTACCAAAAAGTATCTGTTTCCTGTAGCCAATAACCGTTTCGTTGAGGCTGCCTATATTCCTGATGATGACCGGGCAACCCTTTGCGTTTCTTCGCAATCGGGCTGTAAGATGGGTTGCCTGTTTTGCATGACTGCAAAGCAGGGATTTCAGGGAAATCTTTCGGCTGGTGAAATACTGAACCAGCTGCGCAGCGTCCCTGAGTTTAAAAATGTGACAAACATTGTGTACATGGGGATGGGCGAACCATTCGATAACCTCGAGAATGTTCTTAAAAGCCTTGAAATTCTTACCTCAAAGTGGGGAATGGGCTGGAGCACCAAGCGCATTACGGTTTCAACCATTGGTCTTATCCCTGCCATGAACCAGTTCCTTGAAAAGTCAAACTGCCACTTAGCCATTAGCCTTCACACTCCGTTTGATGATGAGCGCCGGATGCTTATGCCTATCCAGAATGTTTACCCAATAGCCGATGTGGTTGATGAGCTCAAAAAGTACCGATTTAGCGACCACCACAGGGTGTCGTTTGAGTATATAATGTTTGATGGGCTAAACGATACCCCGCGCCACGTAAAGGAACTGGTGAAGCTGCTTAATGGGATAAACTGCCGGATAAATCTAATCCGATTCCATCCTATCCCCGATTCACCGCTCCGTACCTCACCCGACGAGCGCATTATACAGTTTCGCGATTCGCTAACCGCCAAGGGCATATTTACCACAATCCGTGCCTCGCGTGGGCAGGACATTCAGGCTGCATGTGGATTGTTATCAACCAAGGCGCTACAGGAAAAACGTTAA
- a CDS encoding cyclic 2,3-diphosphoglycerate synthase, translating to MRRNVVIIGAAGRDFHNFNTFFRDKEEYNVVAFTAAQIPDIDGRKYPAELAGKLYPNGIPIEAEENLAKIIKEKNVHDCVFSYSDVNYQHVMRLSSIVNAAGANFMLLGPNETMLKSTKPVIAVVATRTGCGKSQTSRKVIEYLMGLGLKVVAVRHPMPYGDLVAQKVQRFATVDDLKKHKCTVEEMEEYEPHVVRGNVIYAGVDYEAILREAEKDPSGCDVILWDGGNNDFAFFKPDLTITVVDPHRAGNEVSYYPGEVNLRLADVVVINKMDSASPEGIQIVRENIRKTNPKAIVVDGASPIKVDKPELIDGKRCLIVEDGPTLTHGEMKIGAGTIAARKFGASEEVDARPYLVGKLQETYRIYPNIGRVLPAMGYGEQQLKDLEATINNTDCDTVIIGTPIDLSRIINIKKPTTRVFYDLAEIGLPDLKGVLEKFVKTHNLK from the coding sequence ATGAGACGTAATGTAGTTATTATCGGAGCAGCCGGAAGAGATTTTCACAACTTCAACACTTTCTTCCGTGATAAAGAGGAGTACAACGTTGTTGCCTTTACCGCTGCTCAAATTCCCGATATCGATGGTCGTAAATACCCTGCTGAGCTGGCCGGGAAACTTTACCCCAATGGAATTCCCATTGAGGCTGAAGAAAATCTTGCTAAGATTATCAAGGAAAAAAACGTTCACGACTGCGTATTCTCCTACAGCGATGTGAACTATCAGCATGTAATGCGCCTTAGCTCAATAGTTAACGCTGCCGGCGCTAACTTCATGTTACTTGGCCCCAATGAAACCATGCTAAAGAGCACCAAGCCGGTTATTGCCGTTGTGGCTACCCGTACTGGTTGCGGCAAGTCGCAAACCTCGCGCAAGGTTATTGAGTACCTTATGGGGCTTGGTCTTAAGGTGGTTGCAGTTCGTCACCCTATGCCTTACGGCGATTTGGTTGCCCAAAAGGTACAGCGCTTTGCTACCGTTGACGACCTAAAGAAACACAAATGTACAGTTGAGGAAATGGAGGAGTATGAACCACACGTAGTGCGCGGTAACGTTATCTACGCTGGTGTTGATTACGAGGCCATTCTCCGCGAAGCTGAAAAAGACCCCAGCGGTTGCGATGTTATCCTTTGGGATGGCGGTAACAACGACTTTGCTTTCTTCAAACCCGACCTTACCATCACCGTGGTTGACCCACACCGTGCCGGTAATGAGGTTAGCTACTATCCCGGTGAGGTTAACCTTCGCCTGGCCGATGTTGTTGTTATCAACAAGATGGATTCAGCTTCGCCCGAGGGTATTCAGATTGTTCGTGAGAACATTCGCAAAACCAACCCCAAAGCCATTGTGGTTGACGGCGCTTCGCCCATCAAGGTTGACAAGCCCGAACTTATCGATGGTAAGCGTTGCCTAATTGTTGAGGACGGCCCAACCTTAACCCACGGTGAAATGAAGATTGGTGCTGGTACCATTGCTGCCCGCAAGTTTGGTGCAAGCGAAGAGGTTGATGCTCGTCCTTACCTTGTTGGTAAGCTACAGGAAACCTACCGTATTTACCCCAACATTGGCCGTGTTCTTCCTGCCATGGGCTACGGTGAGCAACAGCTCAAGGACCTTGAAGCCACCATCAACAACACCGATTGCGATACCGTTATTATTGGTACCCCAATTGACCTCAGCCGTATTATCAACATCAAGAAACCTACCACCCGTGTATTCTACGATTTGGCTGAGATAGGCTTACCCGACCTTAAGGGTGTTCTTGAGAAATTTGTTAAAACCCACAACCTGAAATAA
- the sppA gene encoding signal peptide peptidase SppA, whose protein sequence is MKQFFKYVLATIVGIVISSIVIFLMFLGIVGAIVSSADKKEVKVEPNSILYVDLKQEIVDRGSEDPFKGFDFTSFQPNSPIGLNQILKAIANAKEDSNIKGILLELDAVNAGAATTEEIRNALIDFKSSGKFIYAYSDTYSQKAYYLASVADSVFLNPEGMIEWLGLRSEVMFFKKTLEKLGVEPQILRHGKFKSAVEPFMLDKMSPENREQTLTYVSSIWNQWVKGISETRGISADKLNSLANNMEIFNAKKALVNKLVDGLIYKDELIATLKTKLGIEEKKDISSIELKKYFKAPEVAKRKFSKNKIAVIYASGEIGMGEGDDDNIGSEGLSRTIRKARRDSSIKAIVFRINSPGGSALASEVIWREVDLAAKVKPVIVSMGDVAASGGYYIAAPATTIMANPTTITGSIGVFGLFFNLQKALDNKLGITVDVVKTNDHADFFSVFRPMTAEEKAVGQMFIEQTYQTFIGHVSAGRGIPVEQVDAIGQGRVWSGVNAKDIKLVDEFGGLTDAIKLAAEKAGLENYRLVELPKQKKLFEQLMEDMSAEAKAWMLKDELGLSFKAYNRIKSMLNNQGVQARIPYDIEVY, encoded by the coding sequence ATGAAACAATTTTTCAAGTATGTACTTGCCACAATAGTGGGCATAGTAATCTCATCAATAGTAATCTTTTTGATGTTCCTTGGGATTGTTGGAGCAATTGTTTCCTCGGCCGATAAAAAAGAGGTTAAGGTAGAGCCCAATTCAATCCTTTACGTCGATCTAAAACAGGAAATAGTTGACCGCGGTAGCGAAGACCCCTTCAAGGGCTTCGATTTTACTTCGTTTCAACCCAATAGCCCAATAGGGTTGAACCAAATCCTAAAAGCAATTGCCAATGCCAAGGAGGATTCCAACATCAAGGGTATTCTGCTTGAACTCGACGCCGTTAATGCAGGCGCAGCCACCACCGAGGAAATCCGTAACGCGCTCATCGATTTTAAATCGTCGGGCAAGTTCATCTATGCATACAGCGATACTTACAGCCAAAAAGCATACTACCTGGCATCGGTAGCTGATAGTGTTTTCCTTAACCCTGAGGGTATGATTGAGTGGCTTGGCTTGCGAAGCGAGGTAATGTTCTTTAAGAAAACCTTGGAAAAGCTGGGTGTTGAGCCACAAATACTCCGCCATGGTAAATTTAAAAGCGCCGTTGAGCCATTTATGCTCGATAAGATGAGCCCCGAAAACCGCGAGCAAACGCTAACCTACGTTTCATCCATTTGGAACCAATGGGTTAAGGGAATTTCCGAAACCCGAGGCATATCTGCCGATAAGCTTAACAGCTTGGCCAACAACATGGAGATATTCAATGCCAAAAAGGCGCTGGTAAATAAGCTGGTCGATGGTCTAATCTATAAGGATGAGCTTATTGCAACCCTAAAAACCAAGCTTGGCATTGAGGAAAAGAAGGATATCAGCAGCATTGAGCTGAAAAAATACTTTAAAGCCCCCGAGGTTGCCAAACGCAAATTCTCAAAGAATAAAATTGCCGTTATTTATGCAAGCGGCGAGATTGGAATGGGTGAAGGTGACGATGATAATATCGGTTCCGAGGGTCTTTCACGAACCATTCGCAAGGCACGGCGCGATAGCTCGATTAAAGCCATAGTTTTCCGTATCAACTCTCCCGGCGGAAGTGCGTTAGCCTCAGAGGTTATATGGCGTGAGGTTGATTTAGCCGCAAAGGTTAAGCCTGTTATTGTTTCCATGGGCGATGTGGCTGCATCGGGTGGATACTACATTGCAGCCCCTGCTACAACCATTATGGCCAACCCAACCACTATCACGGGTTCAATTGGCGTATTCGGCTTGTTCTTCAACCTGCAAAAAGCGCTCGACAATAAATTGGGCATTACCGTTGATGTTGTTAAAACCAACGACCATGCCGATTTCTTTAGTGTGTTCCGCCCAATGACCGCTGAAGAAAAGGCCGTAGGCCAGATGTTCATTGAGCAAACCTATCAAACCTTTATTGGTCATGTATCCGCAGGCCGTGGTATTCCTGTTGAACAGGTCGATGCCATTGGACAAGGCAGGGTGTGGAGCGGCGTTAACGCCAAGGACATAAAGCTTGTTGATGAGTTTGGTGGCCTAACCGATGCCATTAAGCTTGCCGCCGAAAAGGCTGGGTTAGAAAACTACCGCCTTGTTGAGCTACCAAAGCAGAAAAAGCTGTTTGAGCAGCTTATGGAAGATATGTCGGCCGAAGCAAAGGCTTGGATGCTAAAGGACGAACTCGGTTTGTCGTTCAAAGCATACAATCGCATTAAGAGTATGCTTAACAATCAGGGCGTTCAGGCTCGTATTCCTTACGATATCGAGGTTTACTAA